Proteins from a single region of Aureibacter tunicatorum:
- a CDS encoding aminopeptidase, translated as MKDPRINKLAHNIINYSCALKPGEKILIENFGLQKEFVNALVQETYKAGAIPFVSLKDAQVERELRLGATKEQYELMASYESNVMKDMDAYIGLRSGDNVSELSDVPSDKTAIFNDTVLRQVHFDIRVNKTKWVVLRFPNASMAQLANMSTEAFEDFYFDVCTLDYEKMGEAMESLVELMNKTDKVRITGPGTDLSFSIKDIPAIKCCGKRNIPDGEVFSAPVKDSVNGTISYNAPSPYQGFTFENVVLKFENGKIVEATANDTERINKIFDTDEGSRFVGEFAIGVNPYILHPMGDILFDEKIDGSFHFTPGQAYEQAYNGNDSKVHWDLVNIQRADYGGGEIYFDDVLIRKDGRFVIEELQKLNPENLK; from the coding sequence ATGAAAGATCCAAGAATAAATAAACTCGCGCATAATATTATCAATTACTCATGCGCTCTTAAACCTGGTGAAAAAATCTTAATAGAAAACTTCGGACTCCAAAAAGAATTTGTCAATGCCTTGGTGCAGGAAACCTATAAAGCAGGCGCAATTCCTTTTGTAAGCTTAAAGGATGCTCAAGTGGAAAGAGAGTTGAGGCTTGGCGCTACTAAAGAACAATACGAATTGATGGCTTCATATGAATCCAATGTCATGAAAGACATGGACGCATATATAGGTCTAAGGTCAGGCGACAATGTAAGCGAACTGTCAGACGTTCCTTCGGATAAAACAGCCATCTTCAATGACACTGTGTTAAGACAAGTGCATTTTGACATAAGAGTAAACAAAACTAAATGGGTCGTGCTTAGGTTCCCTAACGCTTCCATGGCTCAACTTGCCAATATGTCCACAGAAGCATTCGAAGATTTTTATTTCGATGTTTGCACGCTAGACTATGAGAAGATGGGTGAAGCTATGGAATCATTGGTTGAATTAATGAACAAAACCGACAAAGTTCGCATCACTGGGCCAGGCACGGACTTATCATTCTCCATCAAGGATATTCCTGCTATTAAATGCTGCGGCAAGAGAAATATTCCTGACGGTGAAGTATTTAGCGCACCGGTAAAGGATTCAGTGAATGGAACAATTAGCTATAATGCTCCTTCTCCATACCAAGGTTTCACTTTTGAGAATGTAGTTCTCAAGTTTGAAAACGGCAAAATAGTGGAAGCTACAGCCAATGACACCGAAAGAATCAATAAAATCTTCGACACGGATGAAGGCTCCCGATTTGTAGGTGAATTCGCTATAGGTGTAAACCCGTACATCCTGCACCCTATGGGAGATATTTTATTCGACGAAAAAATCGACGGCAGCTTTCATTTCACTCCAGGACAAGCCTACGAGCAAGCATATAATGGCAACGATTCAAAAGTACATTGGGATCTTGTAAACATTCAAAGAGCAGATTATGGAGGTGGAGAAATCTACTTCGATGACGTACTCATCAGAAAAGACGGAAGATTCGTAATTGAAGAGTTGCAAAAACTGAATCCAGAGAATTTGAAATAG
- a CDS encoding FkbM family methyltransferase, with product MKDAFFAIYLRFFCKPIFARFHKALVIWGMKGLGILNYQNHFLTGERHFISKVLSRMSPKVIFDVGANEGKYIQMLQEYIDFDSLHAFEPHPDTFQRLKNQIKGDNISFHNMGMSDHKGMLTLFDIGDKEGTPKASLFKEVVANHSENSSRTVNEIDISLSTLDEYCDENGIEQIDFLKVDTEGHELSVLIGAKQMIDSGRINVIQFEFDQMNTVSKVFFKDFYELLENYDVYRLMPDSMLKIEKYHSITCEVFAFQNIVAIRKK from the coding sequence ATGAAAGATGCTTTTTTTGCGATCTATCTAAGGTTTTTCTGCAAACCAATATTTGCGAGATTTCATAAGGCTTTGGTCATATGGGGAATGAAGGGGCTTGGAATATTGAATTATCAAAATCACTTTCTGACAGGTGAAAGACATTTTATTTCCAAAGTATTGAGCCGTATGTCTCCCAAAGTGATTTTTGATGTGGGTGCTAATGAGGGGAAATATATTCAAATGCTTCAAGAATATATAGACTTTGATAGCTTGCATGCTTTTGAACCTCATCCTGATACTTTTCAACGGTTAAAAAATCAGATCAAAGGAGATAATATTTCTTTTCATAACATGGGTATGTCGGATCATAAAGGAATGTTGACTCTGTTTGATATTGGGGACAAAGAAGGAACACCCAAAGCATCTTTATTCAAAGAAGTTGTTGCTAATCATAGTGAAAATAGTTCAAGGACTGTTAATGAAATAGATATCAGTTTGTCTACTTTGGATGAATATTGCGATGAAAATGGGATAGAGCAAATTGATTTCTTAAAAGTAGACACAGAAGGTCATGAATTAAGTGTTTTGATTGGAGCAAAACAGATGATTGATAGCGGTAGAATTAATGTTATTCAGTTTGAGTTTGATCAGATGAATACTGTAAGCAAGGTGTTTTTCAAAGATTTTTATGAACTGCTTGAAAATTATGATGTTTATCGATTAATGCCGGATAGCATGTTGAAAATAGAAAAGTATCATAGCATAACTTGCGAAGTGTTTGCATTTCAAAATATCGTTGCGATTAGGAAAAAATAA
- a CDS encoding glycosyltransferase, with amino-acid sequence MGEKNKLNQSYPPLVLFTYNRPEHAKRTLDSLANNPEAKNSLLIVYSDGPREGASEQDLQGIAEVRRLMKLQKGYADIKIIEREVNWGLRKNVTSGVRDVLDEYGSIVVLEDDLIFSTGFLAFMHRALKEYADNEKVLHVSAYVPPLDLPVGYQEVSFSQLPHSLGWGTWKRAWQYYEDDVNLLIKGFNSTDKKRFDFDRSMNFYRMLNNAAKGVIDSWAVRWYASVYLRGGLCLISTKSMVRTIGDDGSGTHFNIKLSSKVVDEIEFEKPLEKLDEQVYKAYRKYYWWNKIKHIPSYVLYRMKKIFS; translated from the coding sequence ATGGGAGAAAAGAATAAATTGAATCAAAGCTATCCGCCTTTGGTCTTGTTTACATACAATAGGCCAGAACATGCAAAAAGAACTTTGGATTCATTGGCTAATAATCCAGAAGCAAAAAACTCTCTTTTGATTGTCTATTCTGATGGCCCTAGAGAAGGAGCGTCTGAACAAGATTTGCAAGGAATTGCTGAAGTGAGGAGATTGATGAAGTTGCAAAAAGGCTATGCTGATATTAAAATCATTGAAAGAGAAGTAAATTGGGGACTTCGTAAAAATGTGACTAGCGGAGTTAGGGATGTTTTGGATGAATATGGAAGCATAGTAGTATTGGAAGATGATTTGATTTTCAGTACCGGTTTTCTGGCATTTATGCACCGAGCTTTGAAAGAGTATGCTGATAATGAAAAAGTATTGCATGTAAGCGCTTATGTTCCGCCTTTGGATTTACCGGTGGGTTATCAAGAAGTTAGCTTTAGCCAACTGCCTCATTCATTAGGTTGGGGGACATGGAAGCGAGCTTGGCAATATTATGAAGATGATGTGAATTTGCTTATCAAGGGTTTCAACTCTACTGATAAAAAGCGTTTTGATTTTGATCGAAGCATGAATTTTTACAGAATGTTGAATAATGCGGCTAAAGGGGTGATTGATTCATGGGCTGTACGTTGGTACGCATCGGTTTATCTTCGTGGCGGACTGTGCTTGATAAGTACTAAATCCATGGTTAGAACTATAGGAGATGATGGCTCTGGGACGCATTTCAATATCAAGTTGAGTTCAAAGGTAGTTGATGAGATTGAGTTCGAGAAACCATTGGAAAAGCTTGATGAGCAAGTATACAAAGCGTATAGAAAATATTATTGGTGGAATAAGATAAAGCATATTCCATCTTATGTATTATATCGAATGAAAAAAATATTTAGTTAA